In Neosynechococcus sphagnicola sy1, the genomic stretch CCCAGAAAGCCCAGGGGAACGATTGTGATTCCTGCCTGGTCACGCAAAGACCGTCAAACCAGGGAAGTCCCGGTGAGTCGGAAGCTGAAGGGTATCCTATCGCAGTACATCCACCCGCCCACTGGCTGGTTGTTTCCATCGCCGTTAGACGAGGAACAATGCCTGTCATTTTCGGCCTATCAAAAAGCTTTGACCAGAGCATTCAGAATTTTAGGTTTTTCTGGCTATTCTACCTATTCAACCCGTCGCGGTTCAATCACCCACCTCAGCCGCCAGGGATTATCGATCAAGAA encodes the following:
- a CDS encoding tyrosine-type recombinase/integrase produces the protein MKNNRSGQAEPLTKEEFWQVYEALQSHHHRLIFALCWFTTERPGAILKLTVAAVYEQPRKPRGTIVIPAWSRKDRQTREVPVSRKLKGILSQYIHPPTGWLFPSPLDEEQCLSFSAYQKALTRAFRILGFSGYSTYSTRRGSITHLSRQGLSIKNIQAISGHKSLTCLQRYIEVSPAEREAAIALL